TCCAACAAATGCTGTTCAGGCTTGGGGCCGAAGTATACGGTAATGCCAGCCAGCAGCAAGATGACTACGGCGATCGGTCTTACGAAGCACCAACCGTATTGGCTAACCAGGATCTCGAAACCAGATCCGAACAAGAGGAAGAATTCGACTTTAATTTTGAAGATGAAAATACGGTCAGTGCGGATTACGAGGCCGTTGAATAATTTTGCACAATATCAGTAATACTCTTAGGTTCGTCTGCACCAGCGCTCTATGGCCGACTACTATGAAACTCTCGGCGTTTCTCGCACCGCCGATAAAGAAGAAATCAAGCGAGCTTACCGCCGCCTAGCTCGGAAGTATCACCCTGACGTTAACAAAGAAGCAGGGGCTGAAGAGCGCTTTAAAGAAATAAATCGTGCTTACGAAGTCCTTTCAGAGCCAGAAATGCGGGCTCGCTACGATCGGTTTGGCGAGGCTGGAGTCTCTGGCGCTGCCGGAGCAGCAGGCTTTCAAGATTTAGGCGATATCGGTGGCTTTGCCGATATTTTTGAAAGTTTCTTCAGCGGTTTTGCTGGCGGGATGGGGACGCGACCGGGTAGAAGGCCGGGAAGCCCCACCCGTGGCGATGACCTGCGCCTTGACTTGAAATTGGAATTCCGCGAAGCCGTCTTTGGCGGCGAAAAGGAAATCCGGATCAGCCACTTAGAAACCTGTGAAGTTTGTAGCGGTTCCGGTGCTAAACCAGGCACCAGACCTCGCACCTGCCCCACCTGTAGCGGTTCGGGCCAAGTGCGTCGGGTAACTCGCACTCCTTTCGGCAGTTTCACCCAAGTGTCGGTCTGTCCCAGCTGTAACGGTACGGGTCAGGTAATCGAAGATAAATGCGAATCTTGTGATGGCAAAGGTCAAAAACAAGTCACCAAGAAGCTGAAAATTTCCATTCCGGCTGGTGTTGATGATGGCACTCGTTTGCGAGTGGCTAGTGAAGGAGATACCGGACAACGGGGTGGCCCGCCTGGAGACCTTTACGTTTATTTATTCGTTAATGAAGATGCGGAGTTTCAGCGGGATGGGATCAATATTCTGTCCCAAATCCAAATCAGCTACCTACAAGCGATTTTAGGTTGTCGCTTAGAAGTGAATACGGTGGATGGGCCACAAGAATTGCTGATTCCTCCAGGTACGCAGCCGAATACAGTGCTCAGGTTAGAAAATCGG
This genomic stretch from Leptolyngbyaceae cyanobacterium harbors:
- the dnaJ gene encoding molecular chaperone DnaJ; the encoded protein is MADYYETLGVSRTADKEEIKRAYRRLARKYHPDVNKEAGAEERFKEINRAYEVLSEPEMRARYDRFGEAGVSGAAGAAGFQDLGDIGGFADIFESFFSGFAGGMGTRPGRRPGSPTRGDDLRLDLKLEFREAVFGGEKEIRISHLETCEVCSGSGAKPGTRPRTCPTCSGSGQVRRVTRTPFGSFTQVSVCPSCNGTGQVIEDKCESCDGKGQKQVTKKLKISIPAGVDDGTRLRVASEGDTGQRGGPPGDLYVYLFVNEDAEFQRDGINILSQIQISYLQAILGCRLEVNTVDGPQELLIPPGTQPNTVLRLENRGVPKLGNPVSRGDHLITIGIEIPNRITTEERELLEKLAKIRGDRIGKGGIEGFLGNLFNK